The Perca flavescens isolate YP-PL-M2 chromosome 23, PFLA_1.0, whole genome shotgun sequence genome has a window encoding:
- the LOC114550526 gene encoding NXPE family member 3-like gives MNSCIRREYIAIFFFLAVAVSIIVLHKMEVLEIQHKVNSATIIVPRVSTVPDLHPDFCTFQPLSPNDALEERLLLDSIAWPKTPLLPAPLSLEKTSDPAHTSFTILPVRGGGQWHIGDQLEVRINMSDFQGRPKNSGGDFLLARLHNQKLGAGVVGQVVDHLNGSYSAVFPLLWEGDAQVEVTLVHSSEAVTVLNRLTSEQPDRISFKSLFRSASLSETTICNVCLRPTKQPLCNYTDLRTGEPWFCYKPKNLSCDARINHAMGNYKQNLRANEEKLFQSRVNLKVYLQASGPANVTVLPTKKVKVKSSSVKSGPSGYYYQGVWRALGGTTIHQFNNSTISQCLKGKEVHMYGDSTIRQWFGYLNAALPDLKEFNLHSLKQVGPFMALDYANNILVTFRCHGPPIRFSNVPTSELRYIANEIDGLTGGTNTVVVFSIWSHFSTFPMEVYIRRLQSIRRAVVRLLDRAPGTVVIIRTANPKALTLYETITNSDWYSLQRDKVLRAMFKGLNVHLIDAWEMVLAHHLPHNLHPQPPIIKTMMDLLLSYICPKNGG, from the exons ATTCAGCATAAAGTGAACTCCGCCACCATCATTGTCCCGAGAGTTTCCACTGTCCCTGACTTGCATCCCGACTTCTGCACCTTCCAGCCACTGTCTCCTAATGACGCCCTGGAGGAACGCCTCCTACTGGACTCCATTGCTTGGCCTAAAACTCCACTTTTGCCAGCTCCTCTTTCCCTGGAGAAGACCAGTGATCCAGCTCACACCTCCTTCACCATTCTCCCAGTTAGGGGAGGAGGACAGTGGCACATAGGGGATCAGCTGGAGGTTAGGATCAATATGTCTGATTTCCAGGGCCGTCCCAAGAACTCTGGAGGGGACTTCTTACTCGCCCGACTGCACAACCAGAAGCTTGGTGCAGGTGTGGTTGGGCAAGTGGTGGATCATCTGAATGGCAGCTACTCTGCTGTATTCCCTTTACTCTGGGAAGGAGACGCGCAGGTTGAG GTGACGCTGGTTCACTCTAGtgaagctgtcacagtgctgaACAGGCTGACCAGTGAACAGCCTGACAGGATTTCCTTTAAGAGCCTCTTCCGCTCAGCCTCACTCTCTGAAACTACAATCTGTAACGTCTGCCTACGTCCAACAAAGCAGCCGCTGTGCAACTACACTGACCTCCGTACAGGCGAGCCTTGGTTCTGCTACAAGCCAAAGAACCTGAGCTGTGATGCCAGGATCAACCACGCAATGGGAAACTACAAACAAAACCTCAGGGCCAACGAGGAGAAGCTCTTTCAAAG TCGTGTCAACTTGAAAGTCTACCTACAAGCTTCAGGACCAGCCAATGTCACAGTGTTGCCAACAAAGAAAG TCA AGGTGAAGAGCAGCAGTGTGAAGTCTGGACCCTCTGGCTATTACTACCAGGGTGTGTGGCGAGCACTAGGTGGCACCACAATTCACCAATTTAACAACTCCACTATCAGTCAGTGTCTGAAAGGCAAGGAGGTCCACATGTATGGAGACTCCACCATCAGGCAGTGGTTTGGTTACCTCAACGCAGCACTGCCAG ATCTTAAAGAGTTTAACCTGCACAGCCTGAAGCAAGTTGGACCTTTCATGGCCTTGGACTATGCAAACAACATCTTGGTGACGTTCCGCTGCCACGGTCCTCCTATCCGTTTTTCCAACGTCCCAACCAGCGAGCTTCGCTACATTGCCAATGAAATTGATGGCTTAACCGGAGGCACCAATACTGTCGTAGTTTTCAGCATCTGGTCTCATTTCAGCACTTTTCCCATGGAGGTCTACATCCGGCGGCTACAGAGCATCCGCAGGGCGGTGGTGCGGCTGCTGGACAGGGCTCCAGGCACGGTGGTCATCATCCGGACCGCCAACCCCAAAGCCTTGACGCTTTATGAGACAATAACCAACAGTGACTGGTACTCGCTGCAGCGTGATAAGGTGCTCAGAGCAATGTTCAAAGGACTCAACGTTCATCTGATCGATGCCTGGGAGATGGTTCTTGCCCACCACCTGCCGCACAACCTCCACCCACAACCTCCCATTATTAAGACTATGATGGACCTTCTCTTGTCCTACATATGCCCTAAAAACGGTGGATAG